A window from Aliamphritea hakodatensis encodes these proteins:
- a CDS encoding OmpP1/FadL family transporter, producing the protein MLLFRSALLNCALIQICAIALGITSAPLIQAAGFQLKEQSAEGQGNSFAGQTAKAQDPGTVFYNPAGMTRLQGPQIEVNLSYIAPSADYKHGSSSTAGTPFTNTRQDGAENGLIPSLFAVWGESEAVKFGLAVTVPFGLSTRYDTNWVGANANIKSEIKTLNIAPALAYRVTENLSLGASLQFNQVEGTLTRQVTTGLNTATASVIEADDTGWGYGLGLLWEYSDGGRIGLNYRSQIKHKLEGTVKVVGISTQNADTHITLPAIASLGWYQQLGSRWALLADLAWTDWSQLDQLVINNSDTGAHISTIDYFWQDTIFAALGANYQYSDKLQLKFGVAYDEGAASDAYRSAGIPDADRTWASVGATYQLTPATRLNIGYSHLFTKEASVSDSRTSAAVPTSYSGSFDSEVDILSLGLVMQF; encoded by the coding sequence ATGCTGTTATTCCGTTCTGCTCTTCTGAACTGTGCCCTGATCCAAATCTGTGCCATCGCACTCGGCATCACGTCAGCTCCCCTGATTCAGGCAGCCGGCTTTCAGCTTAAGGAACAAAGTGCCGAAGGTCAGGGCAACTCATTTGCCGGCCAGACCGCCAAGGCACAGGACCCGGGCACCGTCTTTTATAACCCGGCCGGCATGACCCGCCTGCAAGGCCCCCAGATCGAGGTGAATCTGTCCTACATTGCCCCCAGTGCCGACTATAAACACGGCAGCAGCTCAACCGCCGGCACGCCCTTCACCAATACCCGGCAGGACGGTGCAGAGAATGGGCTGATTCCCTCACTGTTTGCGGTATGGGGCGAGTCTGAAGCCGTTAAATTCGGCCTCGCGGTGACAGTTCCCTTTGGCCTGTCCACCCGGTATGACACCAACTGGGTCGGCGCAAATGCCAACATAAAAAGTGAAATAAAAACCCTCAATATCGCCCCGGCGCTGGCATACCGGGTCACTGAAAATCTGTCTCTGGGGGCCAGCCTGCAGTTTAATCAAGTGGAAGGTACCCTGACCCGGCAGGTCACCACCGGTCTGAATACCGCCACGGCGTCTGTGATTGAAGCGGATGACACCGGCTGGGGATACGGGCTGGGCCTGCTCTGGGAATACAGCGATGGCGGCCGCATCGGCCTGAATTACCGCTCACAGATTAAGCATAAACTTGAAGGCACTGTAAAAGTCGTCGGCATCAGCACTCAGAACGCTGACACCCACATTACCCTGCCTGCGATTGCTTCCCTCGGCTGGTATCAGCAACTGGGCAGTCGCTGGGCACTGCTGGCCGACCTGGCCTGGACAGACTGGTCGCAGCTGGATCAGTTAGTCATTAACAACAGCGATACCGGCGCGCACATTTCCACCATCGATTACTTCTGGCAGGACACCATTTTCGCCGCCCTGGGTGCCAACTATCAGTACAGTGACAAACTGCAGCTGAAATTTGGCGTTGCTTATGACGAAGGCGCCGCCAGCGACGCCTACCGCTCCGCCGGCATTCCCGATGCAGACCGTACCTGGGCATCGGTCGGTGCGACCTATCAGCTTACCCCGGCAACCCGCCTGAACATCGGCTACTCACACCTGTTTACCAAAGAGGCCAGCGTCTCTGACAGCCGTACCAGTGCGGCTGTCCCCACCAGCTATTCCGGCAGTTTTGACTCAGAAGTGGATATTCTCAGCCTGGGGCTGGTCATGCAGTTTTAG
- a CDS encoding long-chain-fatty-acid--CoA ligase produces MNTTVISYFDQAVSRFPDNPCVDFLDKKYSYREIDDLVSRTAKGLQQLGVRKGSKVGLCLPNTPYHLICYYAILKAGGTVVNFNPLYSLSEIAYQIEDSGTEIMITLNLKQIYPKVHACLETTGLQRIIVCAMSDILPPVKSVLFQVLKRSEIADFPKDPAHMSFTRLSNTDGHYTAVTLAADDLAVLQYTGGTTGQPKGAMLSHGNIAANTLQIRQCIPTVVEGEEKMLGVLPFFHVFAMTVVMNFGISIGAELILLPRFELSQLLKTLQTKGATLFPGVPTIYTAINNAPNLSKLDLSSLTYCISGGAPLPVQTKTSFEEATGCKLVEGYGLTECGPVATVNPFEGTIKAGSIGLPLNDTRISIQDPAEPGKEVPQGEKGEIVISGPQVMLGYWQRPEATASTIINGGLHSGDIGYADEDGYIFLVDRIKDLIICSGYNVYPRHIEDALYCHPGIAEAIVIGIDDEYRGQAPKAFVKLAAGYEDLDSESIKTFLDDRLSRIEMPKDIEIREDLPKTMVGKLSKKELVEEQQARAGATARA; encoded by the coding sequence ATGAATACTACCGTTATCAGTTACTTTGATCAGGCTGTCAGCCGGTTTCCCGATAACCCCTGTGTCGACTTTCTGGATAAAAAATACAGCTATCGCGAAATTGACGATCTGGTCAGCCGTACCGCCAAAGGTCTGCAACAACTGGGGGTGCGGAAAGGCAGTAAGGTAGGCCTGTGCCTGCCAAATACGCCATATCATCTGATCTGTTATTACGCCATTCTCAAAGCCGGCGGCACCGTGGTGAACTTTAACCCGCTCTATTCACTGTCCGAGATTGCCTATCAGATTGAAGATTCCGGCACTGAGATCATGATCACCCTGAATCTGAAGCAGATTTATCCCAAGGTTCATGCCTGTCTGGAAACCACAGGTTTACAGCGGATCATTGTCTGCGCCATGTCGGACATTCTGCCGCCGGTGAAAAGTGTTCTGTTTCAGGTACTTAAACGCTCAGAAATTGCGGACTTTCCAAAAGATCCGGCGCATATGTCGTTTACCCGGCTGAGTAATACCGACGGTCATTACACGGCTGTTACCCTCGCAGCAGACGATCTGGCCGTACTGCAATACACCGGCGGCACCACCGGCCAGCCCAAGGGCGCCATGCTCAGCCACGGGAACATTGCCGCCAATACCCTGCAGATTCGCCAATGCATCCCCACCGTGGTGGAAGGCGAAGAAAAGATGCTCGGGGTATTACCCTTTTTCCACGTATTCGCCATGACCGTGGTAATGAACTTCGGCATATCCATCGGCGCTGAGCTGATTCTGTTACCCCGCTTTGAACTCAGCCAATTGCTGAAAACCCTGCAAACCAAAGGCGCAACCCTGTTTCCCGGCGTCCCCACCATTTATACCGCCATCAACAATGCGCCCAACCTGAGTAAGCTCGATCTCTCCAGCCTGACCTACTGCATTTCCGGCGGCGCACCGCTGCCGGTGCAAACCAAAACAAGCTTTGAAGAAGCCACCGGCTGCAAACTGGTGGAAGGCTACGGACTGACAGAATGTGGCCCTGTAGCTACAGTGAACCCGTTTGAAGGTACCATCAAAGCCGGCTCCATCGGCCTGCCACTGAACGATACCCGCATCAGTATTCAGGACCCGGCCGAACCGGGTAAAGAAGTACCCCAGGGTGAAAAAGGTGAAATTGTCATCAGCGGCCCCCAGGTCATGCTGGGCTACTGGCAACGGCCGGAAGCCACCGCCAGCACCATCATCAACGGTGGCCTGCACAGTGGCGATATCGGCTATGCCGATGAAGATGGCTACATTTTTCTGGTAGACCGTATCAAAGACCTGATTATCTGTTCTGGCTATAACGTTTATCCGCGGCATATTGAAGATGCCCTGTACTGCCACCCGGGCATAGCCGAAGCCATTGTCATCGGTATCGACGACGAATACCGGGGCCAGGCACCGAAGGCTTTCGTCAAACTGGCGGCGGGCTACGAAGATCTCGATAGCGAGTCCATCAAAACCTTTCTGGATGACCGCTTATCCCGTATTGAAATGCCCAAGGATATCGAGATCCGTGAAGATTTACCCAAGACGATGGTCGGTAAGCTGTCGAAAAAAGAACTGGTTGAAGAGCAGCAGGCCAGAGCCGGTGCAACGGCCCGGGCATAA
- a CDS encoding MerR family transcriptional regulator translates to MMSKPAFYTVPELARELGITPRTIRFYESKHLLSPERAGNTRIYTGKDKARLKLILRGKRLGFSLADISEFLDLYATDIQQTEQLQLLYKKVCTRIEDLENQQDALVQVLEELREIRQQCLLALGESTARTRRTDH, encoded by the coding sequence ATGATGAGTAAACCGGCTTTTTATACCGTCCCGGAACTGGCCCGGGAACTGGGCATCACCCCGCGGACGATTCGTTTTTATGAAAGTAAACATTTACTTTCACCGGAACGGGCGGGCAATACGCGGATCTATACAGGTAAGGATAAAGCCCGGTTAAAACTGATTCTGCGGGGCAAACGGCTGGGGTTTTCACTGGCAGATATCAGTGAATTTCTCGACCTGTACGCCACCGATATTCAGCAGACAGAACAGCTGCAACTGTTGTATAAGAAAGTCTGTACCAGAATTGAAGATCTTGAAAATCAACAGGATGCGCTGGTTCAGGTACTTGAAGAACTACGGGAAATTCGCCAGCAGTGCCTGCTGGCCCTCGGCGAAAGCACCGCCCGGACCCGGCGGACTGATCATTAA